The genomic DNA GTCTCCCGTCTCCCAAAACATGACGGAAACGTCGCATTTCCTGCCCCCACCCCCCTTCCCTCGGACGGGGTTCCGGCGGAGTTTTCCGTATCCCTTCTTCGGAGCGATTCCCGAATGCGCGTGACGACCGTCGGCGTGGTGGGCGCTGGTGCGATGGGGAGCGGCATTGCCGCCCTCGCCGCCTCGGCGGGCTGCCGCGTCGTGCTGCTGGATATTCCTGGCGACCCGGACCCGACGTCGCCCAATCGCAGCGCCCCCGCGCGTTCGGGTCTCGCCAAATCGGTCAAATCAAAGCCGGCCTCGTTCATGGAGGCGGCCGCCGCCCAGCGCGTGCAAATCGGCAATATCGAGGATGATCTGGGTCTGCTCGCCGCGTGCGACTGGATCGTCGAAGCGATCATCGAACTGCCCGAACCGAAACAACAACTGTTCGCGCGCATCGAAGCGCTGATGAAACCCACCGCGATCATTTCATCGAACACGTCCGGCATTCCCATGTCGGTCTTGCTCGCCGGTCGCTCGGAGAAGTTCCGTCGCCGTTTTCTCGGCACGCACTTCTTCAATCCGCCGCGCTACATGCACCTCCTTGAACTCATCCCCACGCCGGAGACCGACCCGGCAGTGATCGGTGCCATCCGGGAGTTCGCCGAACGCACGCTTGGCAAGGGCATCGTGATGTGCAAGGATGTGCCGGGATTTGTCGCCAACCGACTTGGCGTCTACGGCATGGTCGGCACGATGCGCCGTATGGAGCAGCACGGTCTCACCATCGATGAGGTTGACGGACTCACCGGATCGCTGGTCGGGCGCGCCCGCACGGCAACGTTTCGGACCGGGGATCTCACCGGCATCGATGTGCTGGCGCATGTCACCAAGGGAATTGGCAGTGCGACGGGTGAAGACTTCGCGCTGCCGCCCTGGATTCTGGAACTCGTGGCCAGCGGGAAGTTGGGCGACAAGACCGGCGGCGGGTTCTACACGAAGACCAAGACCGGCACGTTGACGTTTGATTGGCAGACGAAGTCGTATGTGCCGCAGCAGCGGCTTGAGGGTGGCGACATCGGTCAGGCCATTCGGCCGCCGATTGCCCAGCGGTTGCCGGCTGCCAAGTCCATCCCCGGCGCGCAGGGCGCGTTTCTCCGCGATCACCTGCTCGATGCCGCGCACTATACGCTCACGCTCGCCTCGCAACTCGCCTACGACATTGTCGCGATCGATCGCGCGATGGAATGGGGCTACGGATGGGAAGCGGGACCGTTCCGCATCATGGATGCGCTCGGACTCGAGTGGCTGCGACAGGAATTCGATGCCCGTGGCGATGCCCGCCCTGCGTTGCTGGAGGCGGCACATGGCAGCTTCTACAAGGGTGGTGAGTACCTGACATTCGACGGCACGTATGAGCCGGTACCCGACATTCCCGGACGCATCTCCCTGGCGGGACTCGCGCGAAGTGGCCGTGTCCTTGAGGACAACGGGCTGTCGCGCCTGATCGATCTGGGAGACGGTGTCGCGTGTTTCGAGTTCCGCAGCAAGATGAACTCGTTGGGCGACGGGGTCCTGAAGGGCCTTGAGAGCGCCATCGCAAAGGTCGAAAAACTCGGCTTCAACGGTCTCGTCATCGGCAATGAAGATCCACGGGCATTCAGTGTCGGCGCCGATCTCTCGTTGGTGTCATTTGCGATATCGGCCGGGGCGTGGGATGACATCGCCGAGTCGTGCAAGGTGTTTCAGGATCGCGTCATGTCCATCCGCCGGGCACCATTCCCGGTGGTCGTGGCACCGGCCGGCATGACCCTCGGTGGTGGTGCGGAATTCACGCTGCACGCGGACGCCGTGCAGGCCCACGCGGAAACGTACATGGGCCTTGTGGAAGCCGGCGTGGGACTGCTTCCGGGGGGAGGCGGCACCAAGGAACTGCTGATGCGGTTCACTGGCGAACTCGCCAACTACGACGACGTCGATTATTTCGCGGCTGTCAAACGCGCGTTCAAGCTGATCGCGTTCGCCACCACCACCACGTCGGGGTTTGAAGCGCGGGCGTTCGGATTCCTCCGGCCCAGCGACCGTATCAGCATGAACCGTGACCAGCAACTCGCGGATGCCAAGCGCCGCGTGCTGGATCTGGCACCGGGTTACCTGCCGCCGCTGGAGCGGACGGTGCGGGCGCTGGGCCGCGAGGGCCTGGGCAATCTGGAGTATGCCCTGTGGGCAGCGAAGGAAGCAGGACAGGCATCAGCGCATGATGTGCGTGTTGGGCGCGCCATTGCCTATGTCCTCTGCGGCGGTGACGGGACACCACGCGATGTCACCGAGCAGGATATCCTCGACCTCGAGCGCGAACAGTTCCTGAGCCTCCTTGGCACCAAGGAAACGCAGGAGCGCATCGCCTACACCCTCAAGACCGGCAAGCCGCTGCGCAATTGAGCGCGCGTTCGCATACGGAGAGACTGCAATGACCGAGGTCGTGATCGTCAGTGCCGTGCGTAGCGCCGTGGGCCGTGGCAAGGCCGATGGATCGCTGGCCGGTGTGCATCCGGTGGATCTTTCATCCACCGTCATGAAGGAAGCCATCGCGCGCGCCGGCATCGACCCGGCGGGCATCGAAGATGTGCAGTGGGGTTGTGCCATGCCGGAAGCGTCGCAGGGACTCAACCACGCCCGTCTGGCCTGGTTACGCGGTGGCTTGCCCGTGGAGACGTCGGCCGCGACGGTCAACCGCTTCTGCTCGTCAGGGCTGCAGTCGGTGGCCTATGCGGCACAGGCCATCATCGCCGGCATGGGGGACACGGTCATGGCCGGCGGCATCGAGATGATGTCACAGGTACCGATGTCCGGATACAACGCGCGACTCTCACCGGAGATCACGGAGAGTTACATCGGCATGGGCTTCACGGCGGAGCGCGTGGCCAAGCGGTGGGGCATCACCCGCGAACAGCAGGACCAGTTTGCGTTTGAGAGCCAGCAGAAAGCCGCCGTGGCATTGGCGAACAAGGTGTTTGCGCCCGAGATCGTGCCGATTCAGGTCAAACGGTATGCATGGACGGGAGCGACGAAGACCGTCACCGACGTCGCCTTCGACACCGACGAATGCCCGCGCGCCGACACCACGCTGGACGGCCTCGCGAAACTGCGTCCGGCGTTCGTGCCGACCGGCAGCGTGACCGCCGGCAACGCGAGTCCGTTTTCAGACGGCGCCGCCGCCGTGCTGGTGATGAGCGCCGACAAAGCGAAGGCGCTGGGACTCACGCCGTTGGCGCGCTTTGTCAGTTTCGCCACGGGTGGCGTGGATCCGGACATCATGGGAGTCGGCCCGATCAAGGCCGTGCCCAAGGCGCTCGCCCGTGCCGGGCTGACGATGTCCGATCTCAAGCTCATCGAGTTCAATGAAGCGTTCTCGGCGCAGGCGTTGGCCGTCATCAAGGAGCTCAACATGGACACGTCAATCATCAACGTGAACGGCGGGGCCATTGCCCTGGGGCATCCGTTGGGCGCGACGGGCGCGAAACTCACGACGCAGCTGGTGCATGCACTGCGGCGCCGTGGCGGCGGTTACGGCATGGTCACGATGTGCATCGGCGGTGGCATGGGTGCCGCCGGCATTTTCGAGGTCTATCCGGGCTGACGCGCGAGGTCCGGTTCCGTCGTGAAGGTGACTTCCACACGCGGCCCATCCACGCCCAGTTGCACGACATCGCCCGAGACAAGTTCCACGGCGTCTGTCACTCGCCTGCCGTTGACGAATGTCCCGTTTCGCGTCTCCAGATCGCTCAAGGCAAATCGCCCCAGTGTCTGGTCGACCGGGACGATGCGCGCGTGCTGTCGACCCACCGCGCGATCCTCCCGGGCATCAAAGCGCACGGCTGCCGACTGCGCCCGACCAAG from Gemmatimonadaceae bacterium includes the following:
- a CDS encoding 3-hydroxyacyl-CoA dehydrogenase/enoyl-CoA hydratase family protein, which produces MRVTTVGVVGAGAMGSGIAALAASAGCRVVLLDIPGDPDPTSPNRSAPARSGLAKSVKSKPASFMEAAAAQRVQIGNIEDDLGLLAACDWIVEAIIELPEPKQQLFARIEALMKPTAIISSNTSGIPMSVLLAGRSEKFRRRFLGTHFFNPPRYMHLLELIPTPETDPAVIGAIREFAERTLGKGIVMCKDVPGFVANRLGVYGMVGTMRRMEQHGLTIDEVDGLTGSLVGRARTATFRTGDLTGIDVLAHVTKGIGSATGEDFALPPWILELVASGKLGDKTGGGFYTKTKTGTLTFDWQTKSYVPQQRLEGGDIGQAIRPPIAQRLPAAKSIPGAQGAFLRDHLLDAAHYTLTLASQLAYDIVAIDRAMEWGYGWEAGPFRIMDALGLEWLRQEFDARGDARPALLEAAHGSFYKGGEYLTFDGTYEPVPDIPGRISLAGLARSGRVLEDNGLSRLIDLGDGVACFEFRSKMNSLGDGVLKGLESAIAKVEKLGFNGLVIGNEDPRAFSVGADLSLVSFAISAGAWDDIAESCKVFQDRVMSIRRAPFPVVVAPAGMTLGGGAEFTLHADAVQAHAETYMGLVEAGVGLLPGGGGTKELLMRFTGELANYDDVDYFAAVKRAFKLIAFATTTTSGFEARAFGFLRPSDRISMNRDQQLADAKRRVLDLAPGYLPPLERTVRALGREGLGNLEYALWAAKEAGQASAHDVRVGRAIAYVLCGGDGTPRDVTEQDILDLEREQFLSLLGTKETQERIAYTLKTGKPLRN
- a CDS encoding thiolase family protein, whose product is MTEVVIVSAVRSAVGRGKADGSLAGVHPVDLSSTVMKEAIARAGIDPAGIEDVQWGCAMPEASQGLNHARLAWLRGGLPVETSAATVNRFCSSGLQSVAYAAQAIIAGMGDTVMAGGIEMMSQVPMSGYNARLSPEITESYIGMGFTAERVAKRWGITREQQDQFAFESQQKAAVALANKVFAPEIVPIQVKRYAWTGATKTVTDVAFDTDECPRADTTLDGLAKLRPAFVPTGSVTAGNASPFSDGAAAVLVMSADKAKALGLTPLARFVSFATGGVDPDIMGVGPIKAVPKALARAGLTMSDLKLIEFNEAFSAQALAVIKELNMDTSIINVNGGAIALGHPLGATGAKLTTQLVHALRRRGGGYGMVTMCIGGGMGAAGIFEVYPG
- a CDS encoding FHA domain-containing protein encodes the protein MALLTFKHLTGSRATQVDSVRLGAHRELILGRAQSAAVRFDAREDRAVGRQHARIVPVDQTLGRFALSDLETRNGTFVNGRRVTDAVELVSGDVVQLGVDGPRVEVTFTTEPDLARQPG